The genomic interval AGCCTGGCGTGCTCCGGCACGTTCTGCCAGCCTCGGTCGCGAGCGTCATGACGCGTCCTGGCACGGCAGGGACAAAGCCCCGACGAACTGGCTGCCCGGCTCAAGCAGGAGCGGGATTTTGCGTTCCGGCAAGGCAGCGCCGAGCGCGCGCGGAGGCGCACTCCGTGTGCGCCGCACAAGCAGCGCGAGAAGCAACGCCGCCGGGGCGCAAAAGACCCTCCTGATTGAGCCGGGCTACCTTCTCCCGATGAAGTTGCGGGTGAGGGAGAGGTCGCGGACGCGGGCGACCTGCGGCGCCGGCTGGAACCGCCACGGCCGGCGCCGTGCCCGCAGCTCGTAGCTCCCCGGCCCGAGCCGGCGGAAGGTGTAGCGGCCGTTGCCGTCAGTGGACGCCTGGCGCAGCAGCACGCCCGTCGCGTCGTAGAGGCGCACGATAACCCTCGCGATCGGCGCGCCGGCCTCGTCAGTCACCCTCCCGCGGATCACGTAGCTGGTCGCGTCGAAGTCCAGCGAGCGCTGCTCGCCCT from bacterium carries:
- a CDS encoding carboxypeptidase-like regulatory domain-containing protein; this encodes HAAQLLLTSADAPNAPLAVPVTLTVTRPGSIGGRVSDPAGQPIPEAAVTLRGARSRQAATDAAGAYAFEKLPPGDYTVEVTGTGFPLRRPQRWVGLVEGEQRSLDFDATSYVIRGRVTDEAGAPIARVIVRLYDATGVLLRQASTDGNGRYTFRRLGPGSYELRARRRPWRFQPAPQVARVRDLSLTRNFIGRR